Proteins found in one Sorghum bicolor cultivar BTx623 chromosome 1, Sorghum_bicolor_NCBIv3, whole genome shotgun sequence genomic segment:
- the LOC8064897 gene encoding type I inositol polyphosphate 5-phosphatase 4, translating to MRDGGGNSKMSKLSWSKSLVRKWFNIRGKSHDFHADAAAVGTGSGRSGGGDDDWRDGSFTRRDSYAAKKSRTERASRRSHERSRRSKIDLDAAEATVMLDYRIFAATWNVGGRAPPGSLSLDDWLRTSPPADIYVLGFQEIVPLNAGNVLGAEDNGPARKWVSLVRRTLNSLPGSGGSGSLQTPSPAPYLVAEMDADFERSTRNDPSFFHRRSFQSGLSRSMRVDGDILAGPGPARLERRYSVNDRVMYGSRPSDYEANCRWGGGGGGQSDDEDDHVGGGESPITVFSPMSHGYGNAQPMEECSGSARGPARYCLVASKQMVGLFLMIWARKEMKNDIRNLKVSCVGRGLMGYLGNKGSISISMVLHQTSFCFVCSHLTSGQKDGDEHRRNSDVMEILRKTRFPRVCGQYERSPETILEHDRIIWLGDLNYRIALSYRSVKALVEMRNWKALLEKDQLTREQRGGRVFAGWNEGRIYFPPTYKYSNNSDKYAGDDMNQKEKKRTPAWCDRILWYGRGLSQLSYVRGESRFSDHRPVYSMFIAEVESINHTQIQKMSSWSSQLDIEELLPYSYGYTEIDHYGYTDLNFY from the exons GTGGAGGGGATGATGATTGGAGGGATGGCAGCTTCACGAGGAGGGACTCGTACGCCGCCAAGAAGAGCAGAACAG AGCGGGCGTCGCGGAGGAGCCACGAGCGGTCGCGGCGCAGCAAGATCGACCTCGACGCCGCCGAGGCCACCGTCATGCTCGACTACAG GATCTTTGCTGCTACGTGGAATGTAGGTGGCCGCGCGCCGCCGGGGTCGCTCAGCCTCGACGACTGGCTCCGCACCTCGCCGCCGGCCGACATCTACGTCCTCGG GTTCCAAGAAATCGTCCCGTTGAACGCCGGGAACGTCCTCGGCGCCGAGGACAACGGGCCCGCGAGGAAGTGGGTGTCGCTGGTCAGGCGGACGCTCAACAGCCTGCCAGGAAGTGGCGGTAGCGGGAGCCTGCAGacgccgtcgccggcgccgtACCTGGTGGCGGAGATGGACGCGGACTTCGAGCGGTCGACGCGAAACGACCCGTCCTTCTTCCACCGGCGGTCGTTCCAGTCTGGGCTCAGCCGGAGCATGCGGGTGGACGGCGACATCCTCGCCGGCCCCGGTCCCGCCAGGCTCGAGCGCCGGTACAGCGTCAACGACCGCGTGATGTACGGTAGCAGGCCCAGCGACTATGAGGCCAACTGCCgctggggcggcggcggcggcggtcagtCAGACGACGAAGATGACCATGTTGGCGGCGGCGAGTCGCCGATCACGGTGTTCTCTCCGATGTCGCATGGATACGGAAATGCTCAGCCCATGGAAGAATGCAGCGGATCAGCCCGTGGCCCTGCTAG GTACTGCCTTGTTGCAAGCAAGCAGATGGTTGGATTGTTCCTGATGATTTGGGCTCGGAAGGAGATGAAGAATGACATTAGAAATCTGAAGGTGTCCTGTGTTGGGAGGGGATTAATGGGCTACCTTGGAAATAAG GGTTCAATTTCCATCAGCATGGTTTTGCACCAAACAAGTTTCTGCTTTGTCTGCAGTCATCTGACATCGGGTCAAAAGGACGGTGACGAGCACCGCAGGAACTCTGATGTTATGGAAATCCTAAGGAAGACCAGATTCCCTAGAGTTTGTGGACAGTATGAGAGATCACCGGAAACTATCCTGGAGCATGA TCGGATAATCTGGCTTGGGGATCTCAATTACCGGATTGCACTTTCCTACAGATCAGTGAAAGCGCTTGTGGAGATGCGTAACTGGAAAGCATTGCTGGAAAAAGATCAG CTGACAAGGGAGCAAAGAGGTGGTCGTGTATTTGCTGGATGGAATGAGGGGAGAATATACTTCCCACCAACCTATAAATACTCCAACAATTCTGACAAATACGCAGGAGACGACATGAACCAGAAGGAGAAGAAGCGAACTCCAGCATG GTGTGACCGCATTTTGTGGTATGGGAGGGGCCTTAGCCAACTCTCATATGTTCGTGGAGAGTCTCGTTTCTCGGACCACAGACCTGTCTACAGCATGTTCATTGCAGAAGTGGAATCGATCAATCACACCCAAATTCAGAAGATGAGTTCTTGGAGCTCCCAGCTGGACATAGAAGAATTGCTGCCCTACTCATATGGATACACTGAAATTGATCATTATGGGTATACTGACCTCAATTTCTACTGA